A window of Mytilus edulis chromosome 10, xbMytEdul2.2, whole genome shotgun sequence contains these coding sequences:
- the LOC139493401 gene encoding toll-like receptor 4: MINSIPDGLFVRRFQQLLSVNMSYNNLTIFPKFHASIKTLKIIDLTFNSITHLKNKDIKQIEKLREVDIFLKGNPFQCSCKTLQFLKFLGQSKRVPDFLDLTCVTEKASRRFMSEVISNLKTFEISCKMKFWLPFAVSITSIIILAMILTVVFFRYKYAVEYFVLRFKMKMRNYKELRQQYAYDAFISYSHADSESVKDFYDMVNSTGLELCLDAKDFIAGNSIAENVINAIDSSRKVIFIITRNFLKSTWGSYEMEMTRMHAFQKGREDMVIVVVKDEIKITDMPEILKRMWSKITCIQWPNDDNLPYNTEEIFYEKIKMSLKKKEESTLLFSRN, encoded by the coding sequence ATGATAAACAGTATACCAGATGGACTATTTGTGCGGCGGTTTCAGCAGTTATTATCAGTTAACATGTCGTATAACAACCTCACAATATTTCCTAAATTTCATGCAAGcatcaaaacattaaaaataattgatttgacaTTTAACAGTATAACACATCTCAAAAACAAAgacattaaacaaattgaaaagcTCAGAGAAGTTGACATATTCCTGAAAGGAAATCCCTTTCAATGTTCCTGTAAGACATTacagtttttaaagtttttaggTCAATCCAAACGAGTACCGGATTTCTTAGATCTGACATGTGTAACTGAAAAGGCTTCTAGAAGGTTTATGTCTGAAGTTATTTCCAACCTTAAGACATTTGAGATTTCCTGCAAAATGAAATTCTGGTTGCCGTTTGCCGTGTCTATAACCTCCATCATCATACTTGCCATGATATTAACCGTCGTATTCTTTCGATATAAATATGCTGTTGAGTACTTTGTATTgcgatttaaaatgaaaatgagaaaTTACAAAGAATTGAGGCAGCAGTATGCTTATGATGCTTTTATATCATACAGTCATGCAGATTCAGAATCTGTTAAAGATTTCTATGATATGGTAAATAGCACGGGCCTAGAACTTTGTCTGGACGCCAAGGACTTTATTGCTGGTAACAGTATAGCAGAAAATGTGATCAATGCAATCGATTCCAGTAGAAAGGTTATATTTATTATAACTCGTAATTTTCTAAAGAGTACTTGGGGTTCGTATGAAATGGAAATGACCCGTATGCATGCTTTTCAGAAGGGAAGAGAAGACATGGTGATTGTTGTTGTAAAGGATgagataaagataacagatatGCCGGAAATATTAAAGAGAATGTGGTCTAAAATTACATGTATCCAATGGCCAAACGATGACAACCTGCCATACAATACGgaggaaatattttatgaaaagatTAAAATGTCTCTGAAAAAGAAGGAAGAAAGTACTTTACTGTTTTCTAGAAATTAA